CCCCGGATTCGGACCGTGGATCTTCCAAGCTGGCCTGGCCCGCGCCGCAGGACGCCAGGGTCACCAGCCCGCGGGTTTCCGCGAACGCTTGGCGGAAGGCCGCAGTTACCTCTGGTAACCGGTAGTTGCCCTTTTGGCCGGGAGCAAAATCGAGACGGCAGGCGTCGATGAACAGCAACCGCTTCTGCCGACCCGTCGTGGCTAGATTGTTGGCCACATCCGTTGTGAGTGACAAGAAGGAGGAAGGGATACCCGCCAGGCCGTCGCTTGGAATGAAATAGGGGGTTTCGCGATACTCATTGCCGTGCCCGCTGAACGACACGATCAGCAGGCTGTTGCTGCCCGAGGACAGTCGTCGGACGGTTTCAAGGTGAAACAGGATTGTAGCACGACCGGCGCTAGGAACGACGACGGCACCCGCGTCCTGTAGCGCCTTCAATCGCGGTGCGTAACGGGCGGTGGGGCTACCGGCCAGGAGCAGGTGACACCGCTGGGCGGGGATCAGTTTCAGTCGCATCACGAACATCTCCGCCTGCGCGACCGCGTCATTCACTGAGAACTTCAGAGGTAGGATCGTCTCCTTGGGGTAATCGTTCACCCCCACGAAGAGGCCGGCGTTT
The sequence above is drawn from the Verrucomicrobiales bacterium genome and encodes:
- a CDS encoding caspase family protein, which translates into the protein MDERGRGVAAQGAFGPKLIIALLILLPTCWTLSGAAPETNWSPLGDALTAENAGLFVGVNDYPKETILPLKFSVNDAVAQAEMFVMRLKLIPAQRCHLLLAGSPTARYAPRLKALQDAGAVVVPSAGRATILFHLETVRRLSSGSNSLLIVSFSGHGNEYRETPYFIPSDGLAGIPSSFLSLTTDVANNLATTGRQKRLLFIDACRLDFAPGQKGNYRLPEVTAAFRQAFAETRGLVTLASCGAGQASLEDPRSESGVFTGKLLTALEEGIGAVDSEFITLGQVSAYLKIAVPKRAAELA